The window gctaattacattcaaatgaagttgtatcgctgtccaatttggctgatcatttggtgggtcagatTCAGGTACATCATtgcgcatctcttcaggtacagacGGGCAAACCATGACTATAGAGCAGCACGTTAAGAGtggaaatgcattctatttacataagcaaattcattcttgtaaggtgcctttatagtgtagtgatGGCACCGAGTGCCACAATGGATCGATTCTCTGCACTTTATGTGGctatttgaggtgactcgctatctttaaaagaactgcttgcctttgccacactagttggaaaaaacaCCTTCCATTTTCTTAGGTTCCGCAGCTACTATAtttgatgtaatgccagcttatTCTTTTGGTGAATCCTCCCAGGCCGATGTAACTTGGCAATAGCAATGTGTGGGCAGCTGactgctccaattacatttggaaaccaGACGTTGTAGCGAATTGTGCTTTGATCTTTCGCAGTTCaaacacagtgtaaggaaatcttatatatctggatgacaagcagataataccatcttATACAGTTGGCATAGCGTGGCTCTGTGATAAAGTTTGTGAAATAACCcaatcagtcagcaagttcatgttgaaaagctcctgttgttaaaaacctgagagtggacagaacttgcaaagaagcaggtagagcacaattcctcaaagtgtacctttgtaaagccggcaccagttcagcacacagctccaagatagatagatagaggagagCTCTTGGAAATCCAGATTGACTTAGAAACCAGTCATTGTCTGTTAAAACATGCACTCTTCTAATTCTTTCATTTGCAATGTTGTCTAACAGCGCTAATGCAGCTATggctgttggaatagtttggccattctatgcaccattatattgttacagaatgattacaatcaagtgaattaaatttgtaaacaatatgcaattaattttggtgtatttgataaatctcgCGTCATTGatggaaatataaaaaagaaaggtaaatgacactgaaaaagtagcactgctttgatgctgggtgcagcCACTTGTGGAAACTTGCGTATTCCCAGGGTAtggctggcatgagaatgtgcctggttttacgccaagtttagtttttatacatctcgaagtgagcgtAGAAATggtcatacacaacatttttgtgcatatgcaccatttatacatgaggaccctggtgatactttggaaatgtttaactgaactggaaaaTAATTACTCCGTCATCTAATTCAGCATACCCTGCAATTTCTAGTTTTGTATGATATGCTCAGGCGATGAGGCCAGCAATGCAATtgtccagtttttttatttgctctGACTTGGAAGTTGTGAAATGCAACATTGGCTTTCGTTACTAATGTCAACCAGAAAAATTAGTGATCTAAAAGCCTCGGTAGTAAACCCTTCATATACAGGGAATTTCAAGGACAACATCATACACAGTGTAAAACATATATTTACAATGAAGAGTATTAACACTTTAATTTCTcacaaacaatcaataaatcataaCCTCCATGCGGATCCATTTGAGGGAATTGATATCTATGCTTTGAACCTCAAGGACAAACCTTGGGAAACCAAGACCACTCCTTTACTCTGGGCAACATGTACAACGTAGGCTCTTTTCCCTACATCCCCCAATAATTACAGAGTCCACCTGAGTTGCTCCACTGAATGTGTCAAACATTGAAAAGCTACAATCTGGATAAAATCCATTTTTGGTTAGATAGTGGTCCACCACTGCCCCCAGTGCTAGGATGTGgttcaaacagaaaaatatacaggATTTCTTAATATATGGGTGTGGTTCTTACAATTTGGTTGCTCTCACATTGCAGTTTCATTCCTCCTGCTCCACTTGAAGACCGTTTTCAAACAACAGCAGAACGAAGAAGCTTAGAACATAGCATAAGGATGTAGGACTATATCACTGTGTTGGGGGATTTCAATAGACTTGTGCTTATGTGCCATATCTTGTCATCCAGCTGTGAGATGAGTCTGTTTTTCCAGATAATCCTACATGAATTTGTATGTTACTGTCTTTTCTCTCCAGTGCTTTGTGGGACATCGAAACTGGGCAACAGACTACCACTTTTACTGGCCACACTGGTGATGTTATGAGCTTGTCGTTGAGCCCTGATATGAGAACATTTGTTTCTGGAGCATGTGATGCCTCATCAAAACTATGGGATGTTCGTGATGGAATGTGCAGGCAATCATTTACAGGCCATGTGTCTGACATTAATGCTGTTTGCGTAAGTACTACAAATCATTGCAattttagtaatgttatacaAGGGAAATGTGCCTATGATCTGCATGAATTTCTAGATTGTGTTCCTACCAGATGCAAGTTCAAAATCTGTTTTAAGGTCACCTTCTTGAAGATATTGTATAAGTGGGATTGTTATGTAATAATAAATCATCGTGAATCATCTGTCTGACTTATTGTACTGCTAAGTATTTGCTACATGAATCCATATTTGGTAGGACATATTGTTGTGGGGTGTGActgatttttataaagattttcatGGGCTGTCATGccatttttgttaaaatggactcaaaaaatatgtaaaaaagcaATAACacattaaacttcttaataaatcATGTAATAATTCTGGCAGTTACCAGTGGTATGTAAACAGGATAGTCTGTTAACAAAGCTACTTTCTGTGTGTCTTTGAACAtgatttgttggattttttgAAGGTAGTTAAGACTGAGGAAGACATAAGTACATTAGATGGATGGAAAGAAAGAACCAACTTTATTTGTTGCCACAgcaaaatttgactttttacagaagctcaaataaataaatacatggatacatatacacacacaacataGTGTGAACACACagtagaatgactaaaaagaaagaaaactgctgACTTGATTTCTGATCGGTTATTCGTTGGCTGAAcgtctcagtgttagtgtgtcagacacaggatgtgcagaattgttcataatggcgctccgttttgttttaattccctcttCACAttccagagggtccagagtgtgtccctgcccttttagtttgttgatttggtgggcctctctgttaccagcccagtacactgcagtgtagaaaattgcactggccatcacacagCGCTAGAAGAAACAACATTAATTTGAGTTGTCTTGGGCCACACACACTTTGACAAGTTAGTGTAGAGCACCCAATATCATTTAAAAGCCATAGTGTTTAGCAAAGGTGgttaattgttttaatatttgctGGATTTAATTGATCAAAGTAATTTGTAAGTCACAGCCCTAGCGGAGAGTAGCAGAAAATTCCACTACTGCAGCCCTGTACAAGTTTGTTGGCTCAGCCCATTTTTATCACTGaagtatttgtttgtttattgttttattggagTTGTCCCAGTTCCCTTCTGTAATATGGTTTTTGCATATGTGACTTTATTTGCTGTGCCAGGCTGTAATCTTTGGGCTAAACAAACTCATAGATGCtagactgtttcttgttgtttttttggtttttgttttgcagTTCTTCCCCAATGGAAATGCCTTCACCACAGGATCTGATGATGCGACTTGTCGGCTGTTTGACCTGAGAGCTGACCAAGAACTGATGATGTACTCGCACGACAACATCATCTGTGGCATCACTTCAGTAGCGTTCTCGAAGAGTGGCCGACTCTTGCTGGCTGGCTATGATGACTTCAACTGCAATGTGTGGGACACTTTGAAGGGAGAGCGTGCAGGTAAGTCCAGTCCAGCCCAGCCTCATTCCCTAGCCAGTTGTCCATCGTGCATAGGACTTCAGATgagtttctgacttttgacttctTGTTCTTGTAGGAGTTCTAGCTGGCCACGACAACCGTGTGAGCTGTTTAGGAGTTACTAATGATGGTATGGCTATAGCCACTGGATCTTGGGACAGTTTCCTTAGAATCTGGAATTAACTAAGAGTGGAGAGCAAAAGGTTACCTGCGTATCCTCCACTGAGATCGGGGAGACAATGCTGCAGCCCTACAGCTGTGAGAAAGTAACATTCTTTCTACCTTGTATTTCCAGGTGAAGTTTTTTCTATTCACTTACTACACAGAGCTTTCAGTAAATAGTCCAGtcaaatgaagaaatgaaaatgtaCCCTGGCAAACCTCTGACTTTTGACAGGGGCTAGCATGTTACCGTGGTGACCGAGAAGCTAGGAGCCAGttattgttataaatattttctattatttctgttttgttggaATCCCAATCAGTTCCTTTTTATTGCGCCCCCTCCCCTACCCTAGAGATTGGTCTGAGAGTTCTTATTTCTGCTCGCCTGCTAAATAtctaactttttttgttttgtttgtacatAACTGAATGTACACATAACAGCAGCcaatcattttacatttgtttgtatgtaaaaagaaaagaattttatgcatttttttaatgaaacatttttagcTTGTATTTGACTTGAGACATCACACTTTGGTTGTGGATGATTACTGTTAAACAATTTCTTAAAAATTACTAATCTTGGGTAAAGATTAGCCTTAGTTTCATTCATGTTCATTATTTTGAGCTTCTTTGGTTTAATATCTGCTTTAAAGCCAAATCTGGTGGTGCCTCTTGGGTGATTGATCTGTATcagtattatttaaaattctCCCATTCTAGCCATTGTTCGAGTTTTAGTTAATTTTCCATTTATTAGTCTCAAAGAGAGAAACTTTTTTTAACCACAATGCAGCTCCAGACAGACTTTTATAACAAGTTGAATGGCACTTTTGAAAGACTCCTTTCACGGCATCTGCTTCTGAAGTGCTGGTTTACTCGAATCTGTGATCACTTTACAGTATTGTCATCGGAGGGGGAGTGATGGCAGCAGAAGGGGCACTGGATTTACATCCTTCTGGATTCGGTGCACGTTGTGCGTAACGTTCATTTTCAGTATCGTCTCGTTGAGTTTGAGCCCACATTGGTGTATTTGAACCCATTTGTTGAGGGTGCTGGGTGATTTTTgttctctgacacacacacacacacagacattccatttcctgtttttattttgtgcatcCAATGAGTACAACATAAAGGGGGCTTACTTACAAGAAGAATGctgcaataaaaaatgaaatgcgtGCAGCGGTGCCTGTGATCTGTGCACGAGTGCTTGTGCGCGGGGTCCACCATGTCCTTCCAGTGGCAGAGCGACGACGAGAAGACAACTCTGCTTTCTTGTCTCGTACTTCATGTGCTCTTCCCAAACAAACGTCTTCTGCTGCCATCATTGAATGAAGTGCCAATGCGCTCAGTAATTAAATTCCTAATGTGAAAGGTGCCAATGGTGAAAATGGAGATCGGTGTGGGtaaaatgagtaaaataaaaaaaaaggtgaccAAAACAAAAACGAAACACTAAGTGAACATCTTTGAGAGGCATCCAACAGATTTGCAAGTTAAAGCCGAGTAAATGAAGACGATGATATGCAGTACGTTGTTTTGCTTTTCCGATGCTGAATGAATTCTATACACAGCTCTTTATGTTCATTCAGGCCACATTTTCTGTAAATTATTCTATCAACTTGAATAGATGGGTTACTTTCTTCAGTTACtactaaaatgttttattgtatttattggttctatacaaataattttaaagaacATGTAGTGAACTGTTAGTTTGAGTTGTGAATTTTAGCCTCACCCACCCAGTactatttttttccccccccaaaCATGTATACGTATACATATTTTGACAATAGAATGTGGTTACCAGAAAGATCTTTACCAGTGCTGTATAGTGTATTGAGACAAGTATTAGTGTTGAAAGAACTCTTACTGTAACGTGTGGTCAAAGTACatgctttgttttgctttatcTATAATTTGTGCCAAAATGCCCCAAACACCAATCACACTAGCTCTTTAAAAATCCTCATTCTGTGTCACATTTGATTAAACctgtgttgtatttttattttatttttttaattattttttttttgctgttgattaCATACAAAGGAAACAGCAGAAGTACTAACACCAGTTCCCAAATAATATTTATCGAAAGTAAAGGATTCAAATGCCTGAACGTTTCATGAGATGCCTAACACTGGTGCCTAAAGAGCGAGTGCCCATTTCTCTGAATTTCTGCTTGGTGCTTATTGTGAATGCCAGTCCTCTTGAAAATAACGACAAGCGTATGCCTTTTAACTAACATCGCCAAACCCAGCAGGACCCCTCATCTTCTGAGTGTGAGCATGTGGGCTTtttgttgtttaagttttttattttttttttattattattattttgggttttacctttttcaaatttttatcaGGCCAGTTTGAAGACAAggagtctttttttctttttctttccccccttctttctgttttttgttttcacttcttaaATGGATGTGACAGTACGTCTGAAGGCATTCCAATATTCTATTCCAAAAGAGTAGCTTTTCTGAACTTCCTTTGTGTCCGAACGTCTGTTTAGTTCCATACCAAGCGCTATGCTATTACGATTACTCCCTGAGCAGTGAGCCATTTTGGAAATGCCATGATCCCTCCGGATAAAAGGAGACGTCTTTTATTGTAAAATACCAGGCAGGCAATTACTGCAGTGTTTCTGTGTAAATTGCAACAGTATTAACaattaatatgaaataaaaatatcacattaacTGTGCCTGTACAGTACACAgagcattttaattttcttactgTTTTTGAGCTGGGACTTGCACTCTCAAAGTTTAGTAACATTTAAACTACCCAAATCTTGTATATTAGTATTCCTCCTCCCCAGTAAAAaggcatttttgtttttgcaaaataaaaataaataaatgggcatTACACTTAATGAATTGAGCTGTAGGCCTCTTAATATTTAATTCCATGAGAAAATACGTTTTTTCTTGTTGGTTGATTACATCCGATGAATTGGTACTAAGCATTAACGGCATTCACCAGCCGAGGAAAACTGAGGAGGGCAGAAACTTTGAGGGGGGAACTGTTTGTCCTGGCTCAACTTGCCATTACTAGTGTTACGTTTTGTTACCACCGCATTGACACTGATTTTTAGTAATAATGCACTGCCTTACGGCTCTTGTATGTATTC of the Erpetoichthys calabaricus chromosome 2, fErpCal1.3, whole genome shotgun sequence genome contains:
- the LOC114646404 gene encoding guanine nucleotide-binding protein subunit beta-4, translating into MSELEQLRQEAEQLRNQIRDARKACSDSTLSQITAGLDSVGRIQMRTRRTLRGHLAKIYAMHWGSDSRLLVSASQDGKLIIWDSYTTNKMHAIPLRSSWVMTCAYAPSGNYVACGGLDNICSIYSLKTREGNVRVTRELPGHTGYLSCCRFLDDNQIVTSSGDTTCALWDIETGQQTTTFTGHTGDVMSLSLSPDMRTFVSGACDASSKLWDVRDGMCRQSFTGHVSDINAVCFFPNGNAFTTGSDDATCRLFDLRADQELMMYSHDNIICGITSVAFSKSGRLLLAGYDDFNCNVWDTLKGERAGVLAGHDNRVSCLGVTNDGMAIATGSWDSFLRIWN